One Streptomyces sp. RPA4-2 genomic window carries:
- a CDS encoding response regulator transcription factor — protein MSDANGPTAGLPGHTGPNEPSDTATGAGAVPGSPGTGGPAAADAAEPSGAPGGRHVRVVLVDDHRMFRTGVQAEIGQTERTGVQVVGEAADVDQAVTVITAARPEVVLLDVHLPGGGGVEVLRRCAPLMGDAEQPVRFLALSVSDAAEDVIGVIRGGARGYVTKTITGTDLVDSIFRVQEGDAVFSPRLAGFVLDAFASTDAPPVDEDLDRLTQREREVLRLIARGYAYKEIAKQLFISVKTVESHVSAVLRKLQLSNRHELTRWATARRLV, from the coding sequence ATGAGCGACGCGAACGGGCCGACGGCCGGGTTGCCCGGGCACACCGGCCCCAACGAGCCGAGCGACACCGCGACCGGAGCGGGGGCGGTCCCCGGGTCCCCGGGGACGGGCGGGCCGGCCGCCGCGGACGCCGCCGAGCCGTCCGGAGCTCCGGGCGGGCGTCACGTACGGGTCGTCCTCGTCGACGACCACCGCATGTTCCGTACGGGGGTGCAGGCCGAGATCGGACAGACCGAGCGGACCGGCGTCCAGGTGGTCGGCGAGGCCGCGGACGTCGACCAGGCGGTCACGGTCATCACGGCCGCCCGGCCCGAGGTCGTGCTGCTCGACGTCCATCTGCCGGGCGGCGGCGGTGTCGAAGTGCTGCGCCGCTGCGCCCCGTTGATGGGCGACGCCGAGCAGCCGGTCCGTTTCCTCGCGCTGTCCGTGTCGGACGCCGCGGAGGACGTCATCGGGGTGATCCGCGGCGGCGCCCGGGGTTACGTCACCAAGACGATCACCGGGACCGACCTGGTGGACTCCATCTTCCGTGTCCAGGAGGGCGACGCGGTCTTCTCGCCCCGCCTGGCCGGATTCGTCCTGGACGCCTTCGCCTCCACCGACGCCCCGCCGGTCGACGAGGACCTCGACCGCCTCACCCAGCGCGAGCGCGAGGTCCTGCGCCTCATCGCCCGCGGCTACGCGTACAAGGAGATCGCCAAGCAGTTGTTCATCTCCGTCAAGACGGTCGAGTCCCACGTCTCGGCGGTCCTCAGGAAGCTCCAGCTCTCCAACCGGCACGAGCTGACACGCTGGGCGACGGCGCGACGGCTGGTGTGA
- a CDS encoding tellurite resistance/C4-dicarboxylate transporter family protein yields MPATSPPRSPWVRLRTWWAESPPAAAAAVLATGILSVGLHETGDEILSRIALVLAAVTWLGFAVDFTVRLLRERERWLAEAGTPSALTGVAATAVLGTRLTDLGWLGAAEVLLALAAVLWPGLLYLLVRGLRLRMPGSVFLGCVATQGLAVLAASLAEAARADWPAYAALVLFWLGFLVLYVVALTCFDFRETATGGGDQWIAGGALAISALAASKLVLAYQADGYLWNYDDYGVMRWVSQALIMLTLAWYAVLAVAELLWRRPRYDVRRWATVFPMAMTAAAALSVADAVGFAWLRGLGQVLLWISVAAWLLVAAGTIRSTAPR; encoded by the coding sequence ATGCCAGCCACCTCGCCGCCCCGCAGCCCGTGGGTCCGACTCCGCACCTGGTGGGCGGAGAGCCCGCCCGCCGCCGCGGCCGCCGTCCTGGCCACCGGCATCCTCTCGGTCGGGCTGCACGAGACCGGTGACGAGATCCTGTCCCGGATCGCGCTGGTCCTGGCGGCCGTCACCTGGCTCGGGTTCGCCGTGGACTTCACGGTCCGCCTGCTGCGGGAGCGGGAACGGTGGCTGGCGGAGGCCGGCACGCCGAGCGCGCTCACCGGGGTCGCCGCGACCGCCGTACTCGGCACCCGGCTGACCGACCTGGGGTGGCTCGGGGCCGCCGAGGTACTGCTCGCGCTCGCCGCGGTGCTGTGGCCGGGGCTGCTCTACCTGCTCGTACGAGGGCTGCGGCTCCGTATGCCCGGAAGCGTGTTCCTCGGGTGCGTGGCCACACAGGGCCTCGCGGTGCTCGCCGCGTCGCTCGCCGAGGCCGCGCGCGCGGACTGGCCGGCGTACGCGGCACTGGTGCTGTTCTGGCTGGGGTTCCTCGTGCTGTACGTGGTGGCGCTGACGTGCTTCGACTTCCGGGAGACGGCCACGGGGGGCGGCGACCAGTGGATCGCCGGCGGCGCGCTCGCGATCTCGGCGCTGGCCGCGTCGAAGCTGGTCCTCGCCTACCAGGCGGACGGCTACCTGTGGAACTACGACGACTACGGCGTGATGCGCTGGGTGTCCCAGGCTCTGATCATGCTGACGCTCGCCTGGTACGCCGTGCTGGCCGTCGCGGAGCTGCTGTGGCGGCGTCCGCGGTACGACGTGCGGCGCTGGGCGACCGTGTTCCCGATGGCCATGACGGCGGCGGCGGCCCTGTCGGTCGCGGACGCCGTCGGCTTCGCCTGGCTCAGGGGGCTCGGGCAGGTACTGCTGTGGATCTCGGTGGCCGCCTGGCTGCTGGTGGCGGCCGGAACCATCAGGTCCACAGCACCGCGATGA
- a CDS encoding M23 family metallopeptidase has translation MNDRHPSGTVTPPAPASDAASAHYASYAGQEVQYGDFTVYDGYNGTGAYATASFESDPLFGDMSGGDGTGSYDATQWNTGSHQTPAYDPYAAQHQTAYDTGGYDTTAWTTGYQQLADIPAQHPGPDATGQWDAAAWLQAEPAGQTQQWSAPTQETGAYDATQWNTAGEHDPYEAYEHPQQGESHEHPAADAYEHQVTADPYEQQAAADPYEHQAAADPYEHQADPEPFEQQATAAFEQLQDEYDFEDADPAHEAPLLDDMEEVAPAPRAANRPASRSRRRSPAKRSALLTVAVPSACVMGVAGIAAASVGTIGGDDTKNTTASAPDATAVKPSTANNKLDTQLQSLSAGADDFADRASRTQERIDLKAQRAAEQQKAAAAAARKERLRPKFVLPVTQKGLSAYFGQAGVNWMSVHTGIDFPVSYGTTVMAATDGTVRTQWNSAYGNMAILTAKDGTETWYCHLSSYKVPSGTVVKAGEQIAFSGNSGNSTGPHLHFEVRPAGGAAIDPLPWLRSHGLDPT, from the coding sequence GTGAACGACCGTCACCCGTCGGGGACCGTGACCCCCCCGGCCCCGGCTTCCGATGCCGCCTCGGCGCACTACGCGTCGTACGCCGGCCAGGAAGTCCAGTACGGCGACTTCACCGTGTACGACGGCTACAACGGAACCGGCGCCTACGCGACCGCGAGTTTCGAGTCCGACCCTCTCTTCGGCGACATGTCGGGTGGCGACGGCACGGGTTCGTACGACGCGACGCAGTGGAACACCGGCAGCCACCAGACGCCGGCCTACGACCCGTACGCCGCGCAGCACCAGACCGCGTACGACACCGGCGGCTACGACACCACCGCCTGGACGACCGGCTACCAGCAGCTCGCCGACATCCCCGCGCAGCATCCGGGCCCCGACGCCACGGGCCAGTGGGACGCGGCCGCCTGGCTCCAGGCCGAACCGGCCGGCCAGACCCAGCAGTGGAGCGCCCCCACCCAGGAGACGGGTGCGTACGACGCCACGCAGTGGAACACCGCCGGTGAGCACGACCCGTACGAGGCCTACGAGCACCCCCAGCAGGGCGAGTCGCACGAGCACCCGGCCGCCGACGCGTACGAGCACCAGGTCACGGCGGACCCGTACGAGCAGCAGGCCGCCGCCGACCCGTACGAGCACCAGGCCGCCGCCGACCCGTACGAGCACCAGGCCGATCCCGAGCCCTTCGAGCAGCAGGCGACCGCCGCCTTCGAGCAACTGCAGGACGAGTACGACTTCGAGGACGCCGATCCCGCGCACGAGGCTCCGCTGCTCGACGACATGGAAGAGGTCGCTCCGGCCCCCCGTGCCGCGAACCGGCCTGCGTCCCGCTCCCGCCGCCGCTCCCCGGCCAAGCGTTCCGCGCTGCTCACCGTCGCCGTGCCCTCCGCCTGTGTGATGGGCGTCGCGGGTATCGCCGCCGCCTCCGTGGGCACCATCGGCGGGGACGACACCAAGAACACGACGGCCAGCGCGCCCGACGCGACCGCGGTGAAGCCGTCCACCGCCAACAACAAGCTGGACACCCAGCTCCAGAGCCTGTCCGCGGGTGCGGACGACTTCGCCGACCGGGCCAGCCGCACCCAGGAACGCATCGACCTCAAGGCCCAGCGGGCCGCCGAGCAGCAGAAGGCGGCGGCCGCGGCGGCCCGCAAGGAGCGGCTGCGGCCCAAGTTCGTCCTTCCGGTCACGCAGAAAGGACTCAGCGCCTACTTCGGTCAGGCGGGGGTCAACTGGATGTCCGTGCACACCGGCATCGACTTCCCCGTGTCGTACGGCACGACGGTGATGGCCGCGACGGACGGAACCGTACGGACGCAGTGGAACAGCGCGTACGGGAACATGGCCATCCTCACCGCGAAGGACGGCACGGAGACCTGGTACTGCCATCTCTCCAGCTACAAGGTGCCGTCGGGCACCGTCGTGAAGGCCGGTGAGCAGATCGCGTTCTCCGGGAACTCCGGGAACTCGACCGGGCCGCACCTGCACTTCGAGGTCCGGCCCGCGGGCGGCGCGGCCATCGACCCCCTGCCGTGGCTGCGCAGCCACGGCCTGGACCCGACGTGA
- a CDS encoding NlpC/P60 family protein — protein sequence MASHRKWSPPGTRRTGIRTPALATAALTSVALLSQTAVAAPSAEPRPSLEEVEKKVDDLYHQAETATEKYNATREKTAKQRKRVDSLLDDVARRTEKLNTAREELGSFAAAQYRTGASAPGSASLLLADNPQDYFDQTQLMNRLTTRQKAAVDDYVTEQAATSRKRGEASRSLRTLTTSQDALRTSKADVQGKLAAARELLSKLTADEKARLAAIARKKREAADREAAELAAQRAAAEKKARETEPQQGTSSGTTGTSGTPATDSSYATKAGKAIAFARAQIGKPYVWGATGPGSYDCSGLTQAVWKAAGVTLPRTTYDQVNAGTTVPLSAIEPGDLVFFYDDISHVGLYIGDGMMIHAPKPGAYVREESIFYAGESIIHSVVRPA from the coding sequence TTGGCGTCGCACCGCAAGTGGAGTCCGCCGGGCACACGCCGGACGGGCATACGGACCCCGGCCCTCGCCACGGCCGCCCTGACCTCCGTGGCCCTGCTCTCGCAGACGGCCGTCGCCGCACCCTCGGCAGAGCCCCGGCCGAGCCTCGAAGAGGTCGAGAAGAAGGTCGACGACCTCTACCACCAGGCCGAGACGGCCACCGAGAAGTACAACGCGACCAGGGAGAAGACCGCCAAGCAGCGCAAGCGCGTCGACTCCCTCCTCGACGACGTGGCCCGGCGCACCGAGAAACTCAACACCGCGCGCGAGGAGCTGGGTTCGTTCGCCGCGGCGCAGTACCGCACCGGGGCGTCCGCACCCGGCAGCGCGAGCCTGCTGCTGGCCGACAACCCGCAGGACTACTTCGACCAGACCCAGTTGATGAACCGTCTGACCACCCGCCAGAAGGCGGCCGTCGACGACTACGTCACCGAGCAGGCAGCCACCTCGAGGAAACGCGGGGAGGCCTCCCGGAGCCTGCGGACGCTCACCACGTCGCAGGACGCGCTCAGGACCTCCAAGGCGGACGTCCAGGGCAAGCTCGCCGCGGCCCGCGAACTGCTCTCGAAGCTGACCGCCGACGAGAAGGCGCGGCTCGCCGCGATCGCGCGGAAGAAGCGGGAAGCGGCCGACCGCGAGGCGGCCGAGCTGGCGGCCCAGCGGGCCGCGGCGGAGAAGAAGGCCCGGGAGACGGAGCCCCAGCAGGGCACGTCGTCCGGAACCACGGGGACTTCCGGGACCCCGGCCACCGACTCCTCGTACGCCACCAAGGCCGGCAAGGCCATCGCCTTCGCCCGCGCCCAGATCGGCAAGCCGTACGTGTGGGGCGCGACCGGGCCCGGCTCGTACGACTGCTCCGGTCTCACCCAGGCCGTCTGGAAGGCCGCCGGCGTCACCCTCCCGCGTACCACCTACGACCAGGTGAACGCGGGCACCACGGTCCCCCTGTCCGCCATCGAGCCCGGAGACCTGGTCTTCTTCTACGACGACATCAGCCACGTGGGCCTCTACATCGGCGACGGGATGATGATCCACGCCCCCAAGCCGGGTGCGTACGTCCGCGAGGAGTCGATCTTCTACGCCGGCGAGTCGATCATCCACAGCGTGGTGCGCCCGGCCTGA
- the pcrA gene encoding DNA helicase PcrA — MSSLFDDSFLADLKPSGAHEEEPPPPPEDESAEPLPDDLFGGRFDVPPDRDAYYRDGAHRPAVDPAALLDGLNENQRAAVVHSGSPLLIVAGAGSGKTRVLTHRIAHLLGERHVHPGQILAITFTNKAAGEMKERVEQLVGPRANAMWVMTFHSACVRILRRESKRLGFTSSFSIYDAADSKRLMALVCRDLDLDPKRFPPKSFSAKISNLKNELIDEEDFAGQAADGFEKTLAQAYAMYQSRLREANALDFDDLIMTTVNLLRAFPDVAEHYRRRFRHVLVDEYQDTNHAQYALVRELVGPASGDRPEDVPPAEGDLGPAELCVVGDADQSIYAFRGATIRNILQFEEDYPDATTILLEQNYRSTQTILTAANAVIERNESRRPKNLWTNAGAGSNITGYVADTEHDEAQFVADEIDRLTDAGEAKAGDVAVFYRTNAQSRVFEEIFIRVGLPYKVVGGVRFYERKEVRDVLAYLRVLSNPEDSVPLRRILNVPKRGIGDRAEAMIDALSQRERISFPQALRRVDEAYGMAARSTNAVKRFNTLMEDLRTIVESGAGPATVLEAVLERTGYLAELQASTDPQDETRIENLQELAAVALEFEQESGRGEDGAGAAAGGAAAGGAGAAGAAGGLSEFLERVALVADSDQIPDEDDGNGVITLMTLHTAKGLEFPVVFLTGMEDGVFPHMRALGQVKELEEERRLAYVGITRARERLYLTRSSMRSAWGQPSYNPPSRFLEEIPDTHLEWKRTGATAPVPSGPVSGVAASLSSSLSSSRSRSAASGASGFATRRGASEKPVVSLAVGDRVTHDQFGLGTVVGVKGTGANAEATVDFGEPKPKRLLLRYAPVEKL, encoded by the coding sequence ATGAGCAGCCTCTTTGATGACAGCTTCCTGGCGGACCTCAAGCCTTCCGGGGCCCATGAGGAAGAGCCCCCGCCGCCGCCCGAGGACGAGTCGGCGGAGCCGCTTCCGGACGACCTGTTCGGCGGCCGCTTCGACGTGCCCCCGGACCGCGACGCGTACTACCGCGACGGCGCCCACCGGCCCGCCGTGGACCCGGCGGCCCTGCTGGACGGGCTGAACGAGAACCAGCGCGCGGCCGTGGTGCACTCCGGCTCCCCGCTGCTCATCGTCGCCGGCGCCGGCTCCGGCAAGACCCGGGTGCTCACCCACCGGATCGCGCACCTGCTGGGCGAGCGCCATGTCCACCCCGGCCAGATCCTCGCGATCACCTTCACGAACAAGGCCGCGGGCGAGATGAAGGAGCGCGTCGAGCAACTCGTGGGCCCGCGCGCCAACGCCATGTGGGTGATGACCTTCCACAGCGCGTGCGTGCGCATCCTGCGCCGCGAGTCGAAGCGGCTCGGCTTCACGTCCTCGTTCTCGATCTACGACGCCGCCGACAGCAAGCGCCTGATGGCCCTGGTCTGCCGCGACCTGGACCTCGACCCGAAGCGTTTCCCGCCGAAGTCGTTCAGCGCGAAGATCTCCAACCTGAAGAACGAGCTGATCGACGAGGAGGACTTCGCGGGGCAGGCGGCCGACGGTTTCGAGAAGACCCTCGCGCAGGCCTACGCGATGTACCAGTCGCGGCTGCGCGAGGCCAACGCCCTCGACTTCGACGACCTGATCATGACGACGGTCAACCTGCTCCGTGCCTTCCCGGACGTCGCCGAGCACTACCGCCGCCGCTTCCGTCACGTCCTGGTCGACGAGTACCAGGACACGAACCACGCGCAGTACGCCCTGGTCAGGGAGCTCGTGGGCCCGGCGAGCGGCGACCGCCCCGAGGACGTGCCGCCGGCCGAGGGAGACCTCGGGCCCGCCGAGCTGTGCGTCGTGGGCGACGCCGACCAGTCGATCTACGCCTTCCGCGGCGCGACCATCCGCAACATCCTCCAGTTCGAGGAGGACTACCCGGACGCGACGACCATCCTCCTGGAGCAGAACTACCGCTCCACCCAGACGATCCTCACCGCGGCCAACGCGGTCATCGAGCGCAACGAGTCGCGCCGCCCCAAGAACCTGTGGACGAACGCGGGCGCGGGTTCGAACATCACGGGCTACGTCGCCGACACCGAGCACGACGAGGCACAGTTCGTCGCCGACGAGATAGACCGTCTCACCGACGCGGGCGAGGCGAAGGCGGGCGACGTCGCGGTCTTCTACCGGACGAACGCCCAGTCCCGTGTCTTCGAGGAGATCTTCATCCGCGTCGGCCTGCCCTACAAGGTCGTCGGCGGTGTCCGCTTCTACGAGCGCAAGGAGGTCCGGGACGTCCTGGCCTACCTGCGGGTCCTGTCCAACCCCGAGGACTCCGTCCCGCTGCGCCGGATCCTGAACGTCCCCAAGCGCGGGATCGGTGACCGCGCCGAGGCGATGATCGACGCCCTCTCGCAGCGGGAGCGGATCAGCTTCCCGCAGGCGCTGCGCCGCGTCGACGAGGCGTACGGCATGGCGGCGCGCTCGACGAACGCCGTGAAGCGGTTCAACACGCTCATGGAGGACCTCCGTACGATCGTCGAGTCCGGCGCGGGCCCGGCGACGGTCCTGGAGGCGGTCCTCGAGCGCACCGGCTATCTCGCCGAGCTTCAGGCGTCGACCGACCCGCAGGACGAGACCCGCATCGAGAACCTCCAGGAACTCGCGGCCGTGGCACTGGAGTTCGAGCAGGAGTCCGGTCGGGGCGAGGACGGTGCCGGAGCGGCTGCCGGGGGCGCAGCGGCCGGTGGGGCTGGAGCGGCCGGGGCGGCCGGCGGACTCTCGGAGTTCCTGGAGCGGGTCGCGCTCGTCGCCGACTCCGACCAGATCCCCGACGAGGACGACGGCAACGGCGTCATCACCCTGATGACCCTGCACACCGCCAAGGGCCTTGAGTTCCCGGTCGTGTTCCTCACCGGCATGGAGGACGGCGTCTTCCCGCACATGCGTGCGCTGGGGCAGGTCAAGGAGTTGGAGGAGGAGCGGCGTCTCGCGTACGTCGGCATCACGCGCGCGCGGGAGCGGCTCTACCTCACCCGCTCGTCCATGCGCAGCGCGTGGGGCCAGCCCTCGTACAACCCGCCCTCCCGCTTCCTGGAGGAGATCCCGGACACGCATCTGGAGTGGAAGCGCACGGGCGCGACGGCTCCGGTGCCCTCCGGCCCGGTCTCGGGCGTGGCGGCCTCGTTGTCGTCCTCGCTGTCGTCCTCGCGCTCGCGGTCCGCGGCGTCCGGGGCCTCCGGTTTCGCGACGCGCCGCGGGGCGTCCGAGAAGCCGGTCGTCTCGCTGGCGGTGGGTGACCGGGTCACCCACGACCAGTTCGGGCTCGGCACGGTGGTCGGCGTGAAGGGCACGGGGGCGAACGCGGAGGCCACGGTCGACTTCGGAGAGCCCAAGCCGAAACGGCTGCTGCTGCGGTACGCGCCGGTGGAGAAGCTCTAG
- a CDS encoding triacylglycerol lipase, translating to MKVTGTESPLIPLRQRLLPGRLTGLSVALLKATALEIAILAGHLLLYPSGIVQERRTSPALPPSDATRLPTGTKPPVVLLHGFIDNRSVFVLLRRNLAQHGRQHIESLNYSPLTYDIRTAAELLGRHIEDICERTGRDRVDIVGHSLGGLIARYYVQRLGGDLRVRTLVTLGTPHSGTRVVPLMNAHPIVRQMRPGSEVIKELCEPAPDCRTRFVSFWSDLDHLMDPLETAAIDHPDLLAQSVQVSGIGHLALPVHPAVATGIRQALDSEETTVRTGASEAVAEAGGLTVA from the coding sequence ATGAAGGTCACCGGGACAGAGTCGCCCCTTATCCCGCTCCGTCAGCGCCTGTTGCCAGGCAGGCTGACAGGACTCTCGGTGGCCTTGCTGAAGGCGACGGCTCTGGAGATCGCGATCCTCGCCGGGCATCTCCTCCTCTATCCCTCCGGCATCGTCCAGGAGCGCCGCACCTCCCCCGCGCTCCCTCCGTCCGACGCCACCCGGCTGCCCACCGGGACCAAGCCCCCGGTCGTCCTGCTGCACGGCTTCATCGACAACCGCTCCGTCTTCGTCCTGCTGCGCCGCAACCTCGCGCAGCACGGCAGGCAGCACATCGAATCGCTCAACTACTCACCGCTGACGTACGACATCCGCACCGCGGCGGAGCTGCTCGGCCGGCACATAGAGGACATCTGCGAGCGCACGGGGCGCGACCGGGTGGACATCGTCGGACACAGCCTCGGCGGACTGATCGCGCGGTACTACGTGCAGCGCCTCGGCGGCGACCTGCGGGTCCGCACGCTGGTCACGCTCGGCACACCGCACTCGGGCACCCGGGTCGTCCCGCTGATGAACGCGCACCCGATCGTCCGTCAGATGCGCCCGGGTTCCGAGGTGATCAAGGAGCTGTGCGAGCCGGCGCCCGACTGCCGTACGCGTTTCGTGAGTTTCTGGAGCGACCTCGACCACCTGATGGACCCGCTGGAGACCGCCGCCATCGACCACCCGGACCTGCTCGCGCAGAGCGTCCAGGTGAGCGGTATCGGGCATCTCGCCCTGCCGGTCCACCCCGCCGTCGCCACCGGAATACGCCAGGCGCTCGACAGCGAGGAGACCACCGTCCGCACCGGCGCGTCCGAGGCCGTGGCCGAAGCCGGGGGCCTCACCGTGGCGTGA
- a CDS encoding ATP-binding protein → MPEAAAVPLDDPRPPRKLYRSSDGRWLGGVARGLAGHLGLPVIWVRLVFVGLFMADGLGALLYAAFWFFVPLGVGGVDSERASAFTTETAPDGRRRLVARKPDRGQIVALLLMVVVAMVFVGNVNLGGGAKAYLWPTVLVGAGVALVWRQADNARRARWAEVGRRRRTLTLLRSAAGVLLVTAGVTGIFVLQGSAAHLGSVLQAALAVLVGTALLAGPYLVRMTQDLSEERLMRIRAQERAEVAAHVHDSVLHTLTLIQRNAENAIEVRRLARAQERDLRAWLYKPEGTGKDEADEPATLAEAVRRNAAEVEDKHGVPIEVVVVGDCPLDEGLTAQMQAAREAMVNAAKYGGEGGAVQVYAEVEGTTVFVSVRDRGPGFDLDAIPADRMGVRESIIGRMERNGGTARLRAVPDGGTEVELEMERAEKTS, encoded by the coding sequence ATGCCGGAAGCCGCAGCAGTGCCTCTCGACGACCCGCGGCCCCCGCGCAAGCTCTACCGCAGCAGTGACGGACGCTGGCTCGGCGGTGTGGCGCGGGGGCTCGCGGGGCATCTCGGGCTGCCCGTGATCTGGGTGCGGCTGGTGTTCGTCGGCCTGTTCATGGCGGACGGCCTCGGCGCGCTGCTCTACGCCGCCTTCTGGTTCTTCGTGCCGCTGGGCGTCGGCGGGGTCGACTCCGAGCGCGCGTCGGCCTTCACCACCGAGACCGCTCCCGACGGCCGCCGCAGACTCGTCGCCCGCAAGCCGGACCGGGGCCAGATCGTCGCCCTGCTCCTCATGGTCGTCGTGGCCATGGTCTTCGTCGGCAATGTGAACCTCGGCGGCGGAGCCAAGGCGTATCTCTGGCCCACCGTCCTCGTCGGCGCGGGCGTCGCCCTGGTCTGGCGCCAGGCGGACAACGCGCGGCGGGCCCGCTGGGCGGAGGTCGGCCGCCGCCGTCGGACGCTCACGCTGCTGCGGTCCGCGGCCGGTGTCCTGCTCGTCACCGCGGGCGTCACCGGGATCTTCGTCCTCCAGGGCTCCGCGGCCCACCTCGGCTCCGTCCTGCAGGCGGCGCTCGCCGTCCTCGTCGGCACAGCGCTCCTCGCCGGCCCCTATCTCGTCCGTATGACGCAGGACCTCTCCGAGGAGCGCCTGATGCGCATCCGGGCCCAGGAGAGGGCCGAGGTCGCCGCCCACGTCCACGACTCGGTGCTGCACACCCTGACCCTGATCCAGCGCAACGCGGAGAACGCGATCGAGGTGCGCCGGCTCGCCCGGGCCCAGGAGCGCGACCTGCGCGCCTGGCTCTACAAGCCGGAGGGCACCGGCAAGGACGAGGCCGACGAACCCGCCACCCTCGCCGAGGCGGTCCGCCGCAACGCGGCCGAGGTCGAGGACAAGCACGGCGTCCCCATCGAGGTCGTCGTGGTCGGCGACTGCCCGCTCGACGAGGGCCTGACCGCACAGATGCAGGCCGCACGGGAAGCCATGGTGAACGCCGCCAAGTACGGTGGCGAGGGCGGCGCCGTACAGGTCTACGCCGAAGTCGAGGGAACGACGGTCTTCGTGTCCGTCCGCGACCGCGGCCCCGGCTTCGACCTCGACGCGATACCCGCCGACCGCATGGGCGTCAGAGAATCGATCATCGGCCGCATGGAGCGCAACGGCGGCACGGCGCGGCTGCGCGCGGTGCCGGACGGCGGCACGGAGGTCGAGCTGGAAATGGAGAGGGCGGAGAAGACGTCATGA
- a CDS encoding cobalamin B12-binding domain-containing protein: protein MGVAAGPIRVVVAKPGLDGHDRGAKVIARALRDAGMEVIYTGLHQTPEQIVDTAIQEDADAIGLSILSGAHNTLFAAVIDLLKERDAEDIKVFGGGIIPEADIAPLKEKGVAEIFTPGATTGSIVEWVRANVRQPAGA from the coding sequence ATGGGTGTGGCAGCCGGTCCGATCCGCGTGGTGGTGGCCAAGCCGGGGCTCGACGGCCACGATCGGGGCGCCAAGGTGATCGCGCGGGCGCTGCGCGACGCCGGTATGGAGGTCATCTACACCGGGCTCCATCAGACCCCCGAGCAGATCGTCGACACCGCGATCCAGGAGGACGCCGACGCGATCGGTCTCTCCATCCTCTCCGGCGCGCACAACACGCTGTTCGCCGCCGTGATCGATCTCCTCAAGGAACGTGACGCGGAGGACATCAAGGTCTTCGGCGGCGGGATCATCCCCGAGGCGGACATCGCTCCGCTCAAGGAGAAGGGCGTCGCCGAGATCTTCACGCCGGGCGCGACGACCGGGTCGATCGTGGAGTGGGTGCGGGCGAACGTACGGCAGCCCGCGGGAGCGTAG
- a CDS encoding NlpC/P60 family protein, whose translation MAAHRKPRQRSLGGHTVRTAATIALAGAATTAGFEGTGHAEPQLSPAQVKARVDKLYEEAEVATEKYDGAKEKADQASRRLHDLRDETARKEDRLNAARNALGSIAAAQYRSGGLDPALQLALSDRPDEYLDGAAFAERVGDRQAGAVARVRKQLREIEQLRGAAHVELASLTSRQAELKRAKRTITGKLDSARQLLSRLTDEQRARLGAAGGAADTVGHASRSAARDLGPAPSSPSSGSVAAPNSRAAAAVSYAYGKLGSPYVWGATGPDAFDCSGLAQAAYRSAGVQLPRTTYSQINAGRRVSRSELLPGDLVFFYSGISHVGIYVGNGMMIHAPNPTAPVRLAPVDEMPFAGATRVA comes from the coding sequence GTGGCAGCGCACCGCAAGCCCAGACAGCGCTCACTCGGCGGCCATACGGTCCGCACGGCCGCGACCATCGCCCTCGCCGGCGCGGCGACGACGGCCGGATTCGAGGGCACCGGGCACGCGGAGCCGCAACTGTCCCCGGCGCAGGTGAAGGCCAGGGTCGACAAGTTGTACGAAGAGGCCGAGGTCGCCACGGAGAAGTACGACGGGGCGAAGGAGAAGGCCGACCAGGCGTCACGGCGACTGCACGACCTGCGCGACGAGACGGCGCGCAAGGAGGACCGGCTCAACGCGGCGCGGAACGCACTCGGTTCGATCGCCGCGGCGCAGTACCGCAGCGGAGGCCTCGACCCCGCTCTGCAGCTCGCGCTCTCCGATCGGCCCGACGAGTACCTGGACGGGGCCGCGTTCGCCGAGCGGGTCGGTGACCGGCAGGCCGGGGCGGTAGCCCGGGTACGCAAGCAACTGCGGGAGATCGAGCAGTTGCGCGGGGCCGCGCACGTCGAGCTGGCGTCGCTCACCTCGCGGCAGGCGGAGCTGAAGCGGGCCAAGCGGACGATCACCGGAAAACTGGACTCCGCGCGGCAGCTGTTGTCGCGGCTCACCGACGAGCAGCGGGCGCGCCTCGGGGCGGCCGGCGGTGCGGCGGACACGGTCGGGCACGCCTCCCGCTCCGCCGCGCGGGACCTGGGCCCGGCGCCCTCGTCGCCCTCGTCCGGCTCCGTCGCGGCCCCCAACTCCCGTGCGGCCGCCGCCGTCTCCTACGCCTACGGGAAGCTCGGCAGCCCCTACGTCTGGGGCGCCACCGGGCCCGACGCCTTCGACTGCTCGGGCCTGGCCCAGGCCGCCTACCGCTCGGCGGGTGTCCAGCTGCCACGCACGACGTACTCCCAGATCAACGCGGGCCGACGGGTCTCACGCTCCGAACTCCTCCCCGGTGACCTGGTGTTCTTCTACTCGGGCATCAGCCATGTGGGGATCTACGTGGGCAACGGGATGATGATCCACGCCCCGAACCCCACCGCGCCGGTGCGTCTCGCGCCGGTCGACGAGATGCCGTTCGCGGGAGCCACCCGGGTGGCCTGA